Proteins found in one Pseudochaenichthys georgianus chromosome 13, fPseGeo1.2, whole genome shotgun sequence genomic segment:
- the hdac12 gene encoding uncharacterized protein SYNPCC7002_A1628 isoform X1 has translation MMCIKQIFSRTHRLKVGQVLGAAFTSSRCFHGEQQVSRESSALPIIHHSRYVCDLPPNHRFPMGKFPRVLHFLIKDQVITEEQVWVPEIASKELLSCVHTEEYLNDFFIGKINEQEQRRTGFPWSEGIVRRCRYETGGTVLAAEVALQRGLACSTAGGTHHAFPSYGSGYCLLNDLAVAAKYLMGVSSHKRKILIVDLDVHQGDGTAFIFKEEPCVFTFSVHCGKNFPLRKQQSDLDISLDDGMEDKEYLSTVETHLPLLLETFRPDLVLYDAGVDPHWEDELGRLRLTDQGLYQRDLYVMKTVVSRGVPVAAVIGGGYSRDNDKLALRHSILHRAATQVWRDCGM, from the exons ATGATGTGCATTAAACAGATATTTTCGCGAACACATCGCTTAAAAGTCGgacaagtgctcggtgcagctTTCACTTCCAGCAGATGTTTTCATGGTGAACAACAA GTATCACGTGAATCCAGCGCACTTCCCATCATTCATCACAGCAGGTATGTGTGCGACCTCCCTCCCAACCACAGGTTTCCTATGGGCAAGTTTCCCCGCGTGCTGCACTTCTTAATCAAAGATCAGGTGATCACAGAGGAACAG GTGTGGGTCCCTGAAATTGCCTCTAAAGAATTACTCAGCTGTGTACACACTGAGGAATACTTAAACGACTTCTTTATTGGGAAAATCAATGAGCAGGAACAGAGGAGGACAGGTTTCCCCTGGAGTGAAGGCATAGTGAGGCGCTGTCGATATGAGACAG GTGGGACTGTTCTGGCTGCTGAGGTAGCTCTGCAGAGGGGTCTGGCCTGCAGCACAGCAGGAGGAACACATCATGCCTTCCCAAGCTACGGTTCAGGGTATTGTCTCCTCAACGACTTGGCAGTTGCCGCCAAATACCTGATGGGTGTCTCCTCGCACAAAAGGAAGATTCTGATCGTGGATCTAGACGTGCATCAG GGTGACGGCACTGCTTTCATTTTTAAAGAGGAGCCGTGTGTGTTTACATTCTCAgtgcattgtgggaaaaacTTCCCCCTCCGTAAACAACAGAGTGACCTAGATATCAGCTTGGATGATGGGATGGAAGACAAGGAGTACCTCTCCACAG TGGAGACCCACCTCCCTTTGCTGCTGGAGACCTTCCGCCCGGACCTGGTTCTGTATGACGCCGGTGTCGACCCTCACTGGGAGGATGAGCTCGGGCGGCTGCGTCTCACTGACCAAG GGCTGTATCAGAGAGATCTGTACGTGATGAAGACTGTGGTGAGCAGAGGTGTTCCCGTCGCTGCCGTTATCGGAGGAGGATACTCGAGAGACAACGACAAACTGGCCCTCAGACACTCCATCCTCCACAGAGCAGCAACTCAG GTTTGGAGGGACTGTGGAATGTAA
- the hdac12 gene encoding uncharacterized protein SYNPCC7002_A1628 isoform X2, which translates to MMCIKQIFSRTHRLKVGQVLGAAFTSSRCFHGEQQVSRESSALPIIHHSRYVCDLPPNHRFPMGKFPRVLHFLIKDQVITEEQEQRRTGFPWSEGIVRRCRYETGGTVLAAEVALQRGLACSTAGGTHHAFPSYGSGYCLLNDLAVAAKYLMGVSSHKRKILIVDLDVHQGDGTAFIFKEEPCVFTFSVHCGKNFPLRKQQSDLDISLDDGMEDKEYLSTVETHLPLLLETFRPDLVLYDAGVDPHWEDELGRLRLTDQGLYQRDLYVMKTVVSRGVPVAAVIGGGYSRDNDKLALRHSILHRAATQVWRDCGM; encoded by the exons ATGATGTGCATTAAACAGATATTTTCGCGAACACATCGCTTAAAAGTCGgacaagtgctcggtgcagctTTCACTTCCAGCAGATGTTTTCATGGTGAACAACAA GTATCACGTGAATCCAGCGCACTTCCCATCATTCATCACAGCAGGTATGTGTGCGACCTCCCTCCCAACCACAGGTTTCCTATGGGCAAGTTTCCCCGCGTGCTGCACTTCTTAATCAAAGATCAGGTGATCACAGAGGAACAG GAACAGAGGAGGACAGGTTTCCCCTGGAGTGAAGGCATAGTGAGGCGCTGTCGATATGAGACAG GTGGGACTGTTCTGGCTGCTGAGGTAGCTCTGCAGAGGGGTCTGGCCTGCAGCACAGCAGGAGGAACACATCATGCCTTCCCAAGCTACGGTTCAGGGTATTGTCTCCTCAACGACTTGGCAGTTGCCGCCAAATACCTGATGGGTGTCTCCTCGCACAAAAGGAAGATTCTGATCGTGGATCTAGACGTGCATCAG GGTGACGGCACTGCTTTCATTTTTAAAGAGGAGCCGTGTGTGTTTACATTCTCAgtgcattgtgggaaaaacTTCCCCCTCCGTAAACAACAGAGTGACCTAGATATCAGCTTGGATGATGGGATGGAAGACAAGGAGTACCTCTCCACAG TGGAGACCCACCTCCCTTTGCTGCTGGAGACCTTCCGCCCGGACCTGGTTCTGTATGACGCCGGTGTCGACCCTCACTGGGAGGATGAGCTCGGGCGGCTGCGTCTCACTGACCAAG GGCTGTATCAGAGAGATCTGTACGTGATGAAGACTGTGGTGAGCAGAGGTGTTCCCGTCGCTGCCGTTATCGGAGGAGGATACTCGAGAGACAACGACAAACTGGCCCTCAGACACTCCATCCTCCACAGAGCAGCAACTCAG GTTTGGAGGGACTGTGGAATGTAA
- the trmt9b gene encoding probable tRNA methyltransferase 9B — protein sequence MNMMEEAASQLERDHVHSVYDKIAPYFNDSRYKAWPKVQQFLLDLQPGSIVADIGCGNGKYLHINKEVFKMGCDVCRPLVDFAWSQGHEVQMCDGLHLPYRDGCFDAVLSIAVIHHLSTKERRIRAIKEMARTLRVGGRIMIYVWAMEQKRRKFEKQDIFVPWNPNPQSPTDREPAKPRKRATAQSVSEAIGNADKHRKVRSTSSVADEEELTTPHCTTPQQSTQRLWFFSRSLDSVFDFGSLSISRSSSRDLSTLSSPTGENERNKSSHWGRGRGLIKQVSSFFSPTSVIGSEEDVFDSVTNLHKGQNAPGGNNNVPENQSVSVSLAQECGSLALPDLVPFQKEHLKQSSDESEGGLQGKEQHESTKSSQGSERQVEGSCLRYYHVFREGELAELIENHVDELLVKHTYFDHANWCVVAEKVQICKI from the exons ATGAACATGATGGAGGAGGCTGCCAGTCAGCTCGAGAGAGACCATGTGCACAGCGTCTATGACAAGATTGCTCCATATTTCAACGACAGCCGCTACAAAGCCTGGCCAAAGGTGCAACAGTTCCTGCTGGATCTGCAGCCGGGCAGCATCGTGGCTGACATTG GCTGTGGCAATGGCAAGTATCTCCACATCAACAAGGAGGTGTTCAAGATGGGATGCGATGTCTGTCGCCCCCTGGTGGACTTTGCCTGGAGCCAAGGTCACGAGGTCCAGATGTGCGACGGGCTGCATCTGCCTTACAGAGACGGCTGCTTCGACGCTGTGCTCTCTATTGCAG TTATCCATCACTTGTCCACCAAAGAGCGTCGAATTCGAGCAATAAAGGAGATGGCTCGCACCCTGCGAGTGGGCGGACGCATCATGATCTATGTGTGGGCCATGGAGCAGAAACGTCGTAAATTCGAGAAACAAGACATCTTTGTTCCTTGGAACCCCAACCCTCAATCGCCCACAGACAGGGAGCCCGCCAAACCCAGAAAGAGGGCCACAGCTCAGAGTGTGAGCGAAGCCATAGGCAACGCCGACAAGCACAGGAAGGTTAGAAGCACATCTTCCGTAGCAGACGAAGAAGAGCTGACCACGCCACACTGCACCACGCCACAGCAGAGCACACAGAGACTGTGGTTCTTCTCCAGGTCTCTGGATTCTGTGTTCGACTTTGGGAGCTTATCCATCTCACGGTCGTCCTCCAGAGACCTGAGCACTTTATCCTCGCCCACAGGTGAGAACGAGCGGAACAAGAGCAGCCATTGGGGGAGAGGACGAGGCCTCATCAAACAGGTATCGAGCTTCTTTTCCCCAACGTCTGTGATCGGATCGGAGGAGGACGTCTTTGACTCGGTCACAAACCTGCACAAGGGACAAAATGCTCCTGGAGGCAACAACAACGTCCCAGAAAACCAGAGTGTCTCAGTGTCTTTGGCGCAGGAGTGCGGCTCTCTGGCCCTGCCAGATCTGGTTCCTTTCCAGAAGGAGCACCTGAAGCAGTCTTCAGATGAAAGTGAAGGAGGGCTGCAGGGGAAAGAGCAGCATGAAAGCACAAAGAGTTCTCAGGGGAGCGAGAGGCAGGTGGAGGGCTCCTGCCTGAGGTACTATCACGTCTTCAGGGAGGGAGAACTGGCCGAGCTGATAGAGAATCATGTTGATGAGCTTCTTGTCAAACACACCTACTTTGATCATGCCAACTGGTGTGTGGTGGCAGAGAAAGTTCAGATATGTAAAATATAA